The proteins below come from a single Ktedonobacteraceae bacterium genomic window:
- a CDS encoding pentapeptide repeat-containing protein, with product MMIPQGPMNRRWARSIGPYGAGREEVIFLADRYQLRLLKEGFQAWNAWREKNPGLAVNLSGANLSRGKLNGFNLSRANLVGADLHASDLSNADLSAANLYQVNLSEAHLYKANLNGANLLQAIFFRASASQADLRFANLSWADLREVDLSGAILIGAILYRADFSQCNLEQADLRGLKLFGANLYEGNLRGANLSQADFNVAILNGANLSQADLRGASLRGGSFIQANLSGANLQQAILQGATLRGAFIHGADLRGCYLDGVILSGMDLSGVDLRGADLRGVALHEFQLRGAQLSGANLSGMNLSGIDLSGLNLGETVLRDTILDSANLSGCDLSKANLSGALLMKADLHAAILKDCNLREANLQEANLREADLSGACLSGSYLRKANLKGANLHGADLYLANLTDADLREADLSGADLRGSLYSRASLEGTTIVDAVLGSGELSETSSSADSAAINLVSR from the coding sequence ATGATGATCCCACAAGGGCCGATGAATCGGCGCTGGGCGCGATCAATCGGCCCCTACGGTGCGGGCCGTGAGGAGGTGATTTTCCTGGCAGATCGATATCAACTTCGTCTACTCAAAGAGGGTTTTCAGGCCTGGAATGCGTGGAGAGAAAAGAATCCAGGGCTTGCGGTTAATTTGAGCGGGGCCAATCTTTCGCGGGGCAAGCTGAATGGTTTCAATCTTTCGCGCGCGAACCTGGTAGGCGCAGATCTGCATGCATCAGACTTGAGCAATGCCGATTTGAGCGCAGCTAATCTCTACCAGGTCAATTTGAGCGAGGCCCACCTGTATAAAGCGAATCTGAATGGCGCTAATTTGCTCCAGGCTATTTTCTTTCGAGCAAGCGCCAGCCAGGCAGACTTGCGATTCGCTAATCTGAGTTGGGCAGACTTAAGAGAGGTTGACCTGAGTGGAGCAATCCTTATCGGTGCTATTCTTTATCGAGCGGATTTCTCTCAATGTAATCTGGAGCAGGCCGATCTCAGGGGCTTGAAACTCTTCGGGGCGAACCTTTACGAGGGAAACCTCAGGGGCGCCAATCTTTCGCAGGCTGATTTCAATGTGGCTATACTCAATGGGGCCAATCTTTCGCAGGCTGATCTGAGAGGGGCTTCGCTGCGTGGGGGAAGTTTCATCCAGGCTAATCTTAGCGGGGCGAATCTCCAGCAGGCGATACTGCAAGGAGCCACGCTGCGCGGAGCTTTCATACATGGCGCGGACTTGCGTGGCTGCTATCTTGATGGTGTGATTCTCAGTGGAATGGATTTGAGCGGTGTGGATCTGCGGGGAGCCGATCTGCGGGGAGTTGCCCTGCACGAGTTTCAACTACGAGGCGCTCAACTTAGTGGAGCTAACCTGAGCGGTATGAATCTCAGTGGGATTGATCTCAGCGGGCTAAATTTGGGTGAAACAGTGCTGCGTGACACTATACTTGATTCAGCAAACCTGAGCGGATGTGATCTAAGTAAGGCGAATTTGAGCGGAGCTTTACTTATGAAAGCTGATCTACATGCGGCCATTCTTAAAGACTGCAACCTGAGAGAGGCCAATTTACAAGAGGCGAATTTGAGAGAAGCAGACCTGAGCGGTGCGTGTTTGAGCGGGAGCTACCTTAGAAAAGCAAATCTTAAGGGAGCAAACCTGCACGGTGCAGACCTCTACCTGGCCAATCTGACTGACGCGGACTTGCGAGAGGCCGATCTTAGCGGTGCTGATTTAAGAGGTTCGCTCTATTCCAGGGCCTCTCTTGAGGGGACTACGATTGTGGACGCGGTGTTGGGGAGCGGGGAACTTTCGGAGACAAGTAGCTCCGCGGATAGCGCGGCGATCAACCTGGTTTCCAGGTGA
- a CDS encoding alkaline phosphatase D family protein, whose product MTRLRVGPLVRATGPDHVAIWTEWTQPTGIVLRATPDAHSPYQHQEIPFVRSHTITVGGRHYAISRLTGLQAATWYTYEITSTIQDMQQISPPEPESATSILQCFRTFDPPEAGSALRLAYGSCRKLSSSEPDALSAFGSWLSRSFHERETLWPHLLLLIGDQIYADDYTGRRKRTRPLPSNAGQEKSGRAGAQSFAEFADLYETTWTCDAGIRQVLAALPIYMIFDDHEITNGWNIWPGWRSLALQHGLEQMLVDGLVAYWVYQGWGNVCMQSPESYPLLAIMHKATQSGQDALEDLRAYMRRALYQDIHLHWHYAIQTNPPIFVADVRADRPASLSAADDHSEPAHIMSQEQMKELHAWMQQHDSTPVLLVSSVPVLLTPFIGFAEYLMGVRPLHNAHSATIRGLGRYLARIQQKISLRMSFDHWPVFAATWREFVKLLQTRQHDIIVLSGDVHFSYSMAAYRGFSRFRKRATFYQLVASPFSNTLESRDKRLVAGQAWIKRFIYGGLHVRMLPLYHPKTTKHLSHDLLFQNTVALVTFQVSPSERGLGFQQVYLGIKDGILQAVATNGVET is encoded by the coding sequence GTGACCCGCCTGCGTGTTGGTCCGCTGGTACGTGCTACCGGCCCGGATCATGTTGCAATCTGGACAGAATGGACCCAGCCTACCGGCATTGTTTTGCGAGCAACCCCCGATGCTCATTCCCCCTACCAACACCAGGAAATACCCTTTGTTCGTTCGCATACCATCACTGTTGGCGGGCGACATTACGCAATCTCTCGATTAACCGGTCTACAGGCCGCTACATGGTACACGTATGAGATTACCTCCACGATACAGGATATGCAACAAATCTCACCACCTGAGCCAGAATCCGCTACTTCAATACTTCAATGTTTTCGCACGTTTGACCCTCCCGAAGCTGGTAGCGCTCTGCGGCTTGCCTATGGTTCCTGTCGCAAGCTATCGTCGTCTGAACCCGATGCTCTAAGCGCTTTCGGGTCCTGGTTGTCGCGTTCCTTCCACGAACGAGAAACTCTATGGCCCCACCTCTTACTACTCATCGGCGATCAGATTTATGCCGATGACTACACAGGCAGGCGCAAACGCACGCGACCTCTTCCCTCAAATGCCGGCCAGGAGAAATCAGGACGGGCGGGAGCCCAATCGTTCGCTGAATTTGCGGACCTCTATGAAACAACATGGACATGTGATGCCGGCATACGGCAGGTACTCGCCGCATTGCCCATCTACATGATCTTCGACGATCACGAAATTACCAATGGCTGGAATATCTGGCCCGGATGGCGATCACTTGCCCTGCAACACGGCCTCGAACAAATGCTTGTCGACGGGCTGGTTGCTTATTGGGTCTACCAGGGATGGGGTAATGTTTGCATGCAAAGTCCTGAGAGCTATCCCTTGCTCGCCATTATGCACAAAGCAACACAGAGCGGTCAGGATGCGCTTGAAGACCTGAGAGCATACATGCGCCGCGCACTTTATCAAGATATTCATCTCCACTGGCATTATGCCATTCAAACAAATCCCCCCATCTTTGTCGCCGATGTGCGTGCAGATCGACCGGCATCACTCAGTGCGGCAGACGATCATAGCGAACCCGCGCATATTATGAGCCAGGAACAAATGAAAGAACTTCACGCCTGGATGCAGCAGCACGATTCTACTCCTGTCCTGCTGGTCTCTTCGGTACCTGTATTATTAACGCCATTCATCGGCTTCGCGGAATACCTGATGGGCGTTCGTCCGCTTCATAACGCTCATTCTGCCACTATACGCGGCCTGGGACGCTATCTTGCCCGCATACAACAAAAGATTTCCTTACGCATGAGCTTTGACCACTGGCCGGTCTTTGCCGCCACATGGCGCGAATTCGTCAAACTGCTGCAAACCCGCCAGCATGATATCATCGTTCTATCCGGTGATGTCCACTTCTCCTACTCAATGGCAGCCTATCGCGGATTTTCCCGCTTCCGCAAACGTGCAACGTTCTACCAGTTAGTTGCCAGCCCGTTCAGCAACACCTTAGAAAGCCGCGATAAACGGCTGGTAGCCGGTCAGGCCTGGATAAAGCGCTTCATCTATGGCGGATTGCACGTGCGTATGCTGCCTCTCTATCATCCCAAAACAACAAAACACCTATCTCACGACCTGCTCTTCCAAAATACCGTCGCGCTTGTGACATTCCAGGTATCCCCCTCAGAGCGCGGGTTGGGCTTCCAACAGGTCTATCTTGGCATCAAAGACGGAATACTACAGGCAGTTGCCACGAATGGAGTTGAAACATGA
- a CDS encoding arginine deiminase family protein encodes MKQYGSQSMIAPLRKVLVKRPEESFAVDDPAAWHYTARPDLSAARQEHDNLVALLRQAGAEVIYHDEPQPGRADAIFVFDPALVTDQGAIILSMGKPQRRGEEAAMAHCFEQLGIPVLYTLHGEARAEGGDLLWLDHDTLAVGLGFRTNAAGLDQLREALHAIGVRVLPVELPYYTGPEACLHLLSLISIVDHNVAVVYPPLLAVPFWQELKRRGFKLIEVPEAEFATMAPNVLALAPGRCLMLEGNPITRQRLQDAGCDVITYRGNEISLKAEGGATCLTRPILREYD; translated from the coding sequence ATGAAACAATACGGTAGCCAGAGTATGATTGCGCCCTTACGAAAAGTGCTTGTAAAGCGTCCAGAGGAATCCTTCGCCGTGGATGACCCCGCCGCCTGGCACTATACGGCGCGTCCAGACCTATCTGCAGCCAGGCAGGAGCACGATAACCTTGTTGCTTTGCTGCGACAGGCCGGCGCCGAGGTCATATACCATGATGAACCCCAGCCCGGTCGCGCCGACGCCATCTTCGTCTTTGATCCCGCTCTGGTGACCGATCAAGGCGCCATCATCCTCTCCATGGGCAAGCCCCAGCGTCGTGGAGAAGAGGCCGCGATGGCACACTGCTTTGAACAACTCGGTATTCCGGTACTCTATACCCTGCACGGTGAGGCGCGCGCCGAAGGTGGAGACCTGCTCTGGCTCGACCATGATACATTGGCGGTCGGCCTGGGATTCCGCACAAACGCCGCGGGTCTTGACCAGCTGCGAGAAGCCTTGCACGCGATAGGCGTGCGCGTGCTTCCCGTCGAACTCCCTTACTACACCGGGCCAGAAGCCTGCCTGCACTTGCTCTCGCTCATCAGTATCGTCGATCACAACGTGGCCGTCGTTTATCCCCCGCTGCTCGCCGTCCCATTCTGGCAAGAACTCAAGCGGCGAGGCTTCAAACTCATAGAAGTGCCCGAGGCTGAATTCGCTACCATGGCTCCCAACGTACTCGCGCTCGCCCCTGGTCGCTGCCTGATGCTGGAAGGGAATCCCATCACTCGCCAGCGCCTTCAAGACGCCGGCTGCGACGTAATAACCTACCGTGGCAACGAGATTTCCCTGAAAGCCGAAGGCGGAGCAACTTGCCTTACCCGCCCAATCCTGCGGGAATATGACTGA
- a CDS encoding NB-ARC domain-containing protein translates to MSSVIEPGSVTFAGRVQGYLRQGGFSQKNLAQELGLNHKVLNRKLHGTTKAYLTKQEVKKVILILAKWQAIATREEALELLHLVGAEPNIFSESEWRSHPLSELTTETARPALSNNSSTFMRSARHNLATQVTPLIGRDQAVEELRQLVLQDSVRLVTMIGPGGSGKTRLALSVANALIDTFDDGVWFVELAAVHNPAQVPMSILQALNIRLTPDSSPLGSLTNYLHSRRLLLVLDNFEQLAEGATIVSKLLATAPGLKIVITSRVILQLSGEHIFNVPPLNLPAAGTTMEATLLEKYGAIQMFVARAKAREPSFTLSAQNAAAIAQICARLDGLPLALELAAAHMKVLGPTKLLEKLGEKMLPVLVGGARDLPDRHQTMRNTIIWSYNLLSPSEKMWFCRFGVFNGGWSLEAAEALMRDIPAGHGYALTSDSALVMIEQLVNNCLLVQQSIEQARFTMLETLREYAVEQLIEQGEIERLRDWHACYYLGLAEAGEIGLRGRQQFEWLKRLAVERDNFQAALEWSLQKAREGKKIQIFSPVRARTGSAGKEITGGERRVPGVSFEMEMYAVELCLRLAAALRPFWEWRGYLDESRRELQDALETAERGMLDPNVLAARAKALSEMSRLTSLQNDQPRAAELAEESIALWQQLDDSRGLAAALLHRGWPTLAMAEYEMGHEVFTQGLQLLSPTGDRWWRGQFLFYLGTVAAFLGDFEQMRLLHTQALELFEQEGDRSAIADLLKDQGGLVLLECKYDESIDKLIKSIQISHELEHKQFITTALGWLGFAVGLRGLPDPESASLQAARLWGAAEGRQSKTGFTPWIKNNNFIQQVMLSIQDRVDAEHWDAAHNAGKDMSEEEAVAFASSFKLSS, encoded by the coding sequence ATGAGTAGCGTAATAGAACCGGGTAGCGTGACTTTCGCCGGAAGAGTACAAGGATATCTCCGGCAGGGCGGCTTTTCGCAAAAAAACCTGGCCCAAGAACTTGGACTGAACCATAAAGTATTGAACCGCAAATTACATGGTACGACCAAAGCCTATTTGACGAAGCAGGAAGTAAAAAAGGTTATCCTCATACTAGCAAAATGGCAGGCAATCGCCACGCGTGAAGAGGCGCTCGAATTACTTCACCTTGTGGGGGCCGAGCCAAACATCTTTAGTGAGAGTGAATGGCGCAGCCACCCTTTAAGCGAACTGACGACTGAAACTGCCAGGCCTGCCCTTTCCAACAACTCGAGTACTTTTATGCGCTCTGCTCGCCATAATTTGGCGACGCAGGTCACGCCGCTCATCGGTCGCGACCAGGCAGTGGAAGAACTCCGGCAGCTCGTGCTACAGGACAGTGTGCGGCTGGTGACAATGATTGGGCCGGGTGGAAGTGGGAAAACGCGGCTGGCACTTTCCGTGGCGAACGCACTGATCGATACATTCGATGATGGTGTCTGGTTTGTGGAACTGGCGGCTGTACACAATCCGGCCCAGGTACCGATGAGCATCCTGCAGGCTTTGAACATCCGGCTTACACCGGATTCTTCTCCTTTAGGGAGCCTGACGAACTATTTGCATAGCAGACGGTTGCTGCTGGTGCTGGACAATTTCGAGCAGCTGGCTGAAGGAGCCACTATCGTCAGTAAGTTGTTGGCAACTGCTCCAGGGCTGAAGATAGTGATTACCAGCCGGGTTATCTTGCAGTTGAGTGGGGAGCATATCTTCAACGTGCCGCCCCTGAATCTCCCTGCCGCTGGGACAACTATGGAAGCGACGTTGCTGGAGAAGTATGGGGCGATCCAGATGTTCGTGGCAAGGGCAAAGGCGAGGGAGCCGAGTTTTACTTTGAGCGCGCAAAATGCCGCTGCTATCGCGCAAATTTGCGCGAGGCTTGATGGTCTGCCATTGGCGCTGGAGCTAGCTGCCGCACATATGAAGGTGTTGGGGCCAACAAAGCTGCTGGAAAAGCTGGGGGAGAAAATGCTTCCTGTGCTCGTAGGCGGGGCCAGGGACTTGCCCGACAGGCATCAAACGATGCGCAACACTATCATCTGGAGTTACAATTTACTTTCGCCGAGCGAGAAGATGTGGTTTTGCCGGTTTGGAGTATTTAATGGCGGCTGGTCGTTGGAGGCGGCTGAGGCTTTGATGCGAGATATACCGGCAGGACATGGATATGCCCTGACCTCAGATTCCGCATTGGTGATGATCGAACAATTGGTAAACAACTGCCTGCTGGTGCAACAGTCAATTGAGCAGGCGCGCTTTACTATGCTGGAAACATTGAGAGAATATGCTGTTGAGCAGCTCATAGAACAGGGGGAGATTGAGCGGCTGCGCGATTGGCACGCTTGCTATTATCTGGGGTTAGCGGAGGCCGGCGAGATTGGCTTGCGAGGCCGGCAACAGTTTGAATGGCTGAAACGGTTGGCGGTCGAGCGCGATAACTTCCAGGCGGCACTGGAATGGTCGCTGCAAAAGGCGAGGGAGGGAAAAAAGATACAGATCTTTTCTCCGGTTAGAGCCCGCACAGGGAGCGCAGGGAAAGAGATTACCGGAGGGGAAAGAAGAGTGCCGGGAGTTTCTTTTGAAATGGAGATGTACGCCGTTGAGCTATGCCTGCGCCTGGCAGCAGCATTACGACCTTTCTGGGAATGGAGGGGCTACCTGGATGAAAGCCGCAGAGAGTTGCAAGATGCGCTGGAAACTGCTGAACGGGGTATGCTCGATCCAAACGTGCTTGCCGCGCGTGCTAAAGCACTGAGCGAGATGTCGCGCTTGACGAGTTTGCAAAACGATCAGCCCCGGGCAGCAGAACTGGCGGAGGAAAGCATTGCTCTGTGGCAGCAACTGGATGATTCGCGGGGCCTGGCGGCAGCCTTGCTTCACCGCGGATGGCCGACTCTGGCTATGGCCGAATACGAGATGGGGCACGAGGTATTCACACAAGGGTTGCAGCTGCTCTCTCCGACAGGAGATAGATGGTGGCGCGGCCAATTCCTCTTTTATTTAGGAACGGTGGCAGCTTTCCTGGGTGACTTTGAGCAAATGCGGTTACTGCATACTCAAGCCCTCGAATTATTCGAGCAGGAGGGTGACAGGAGTGCGATTGCTGACCTGCTGAAGGACCAGGGTGGGCTGGTGCTGCTGGAGTGTAAATACGATGAGTCGATTGACAAACTGATTAAGAGTATCCAGATCAGCCATGAACTGGAGCACAAACAGTTTATTACTACGGCACTTGGGTGGTTAGGTTTCGCGGTTGGATTGCGTGGGCTGCCAGACCCAGAATCGGCCAGCCTGCAAGCCGCGCGGTTATGGGGTGCGGCGGAGGGTCGTCAAAGCAAAACGGGTTTTACGCCCTGGATAAAGAATAACAACTTTATTCAACAGGTGATGCTCTCTATCCAGGATCGGGTGGATGCAGAGCATTGGGATGCGGCTCATAATGCCGGCAAGGACATGAGCGAGGAGGAAGCGGTTGCTTTTGCCAGCTCATTTAAGCTTTCTTCCTGA
- a CDS encoding ornithine cyclodeaminase family protein, translating to MALILSRADMEQCLDMTEVIDAMRVAFRALSTGSAQAPQRQAIDLAEEGLALLMPSLLQTVREQAFGLKIITVMPRNPLRNLPRLCATVLLLDAATGQTLAIMEGNWLTAMRTGAVSGLATDLLARRDANILALFGAGTQATTQVMAISAVRPLREVRVVNRSDEHFLHLQSRLQSLLGPACPPVVRAGSSREALEGATLVACATASTEPLFQRQEVGKGTHINAIGAFTPEMREVDGEMLAQARIVVDLREAALSEAGDLLQPLAAGLIPGPESWIELGDLVTGKQVGRSSEDEITFFKSVGVAVQDVATALYVYRKAQELGKGIEVEV from the coding sequence ATGGCTCTGATACTTTCGCGCGCTGATATGGAACAATGCCTGGATATGACGGAAGTCATCGATGCGATGCGAGTCGCATTTCGCGCATTGAGTACAGGTTCCGCTCAGGCTCCACAACGCCAGGCAATCGACCTTGCGGAAGAAGGTCTGGCGTTGCTGATGCCCTCTTTATTACAAACTGTGCGAGAGCAGGCTTTCGGTCTAAAGATAATTACGGTTATGCCGCGCAATCCGCTTCGGAATTTGCCACGCCTCTGTGCTACAGTCTTGCTGCTGGATGCGGCAACCGGCCAGACGCTGGCGATTATGGAGGGTAACTGGCTGACTGCCATGCGCACCGGGGCAGTCTCCGGGCTGGCAACCGATTTGCTGGCACGGCGGGATGCTAACATTCTGGCGCTTTTTGGCGCGGGCACACAGGCGACCACGCAGGTGATGGCAATTTCCGCGGTGCGTCCTTTGCGCGAGGTGCGCGTTGTTAATCGCAGCGACGAACATTTCTTGCACCTACAAAGCAGGCTACAATCGCTGCTCGGCCCGGCCTGCCCGCCTGTAGTGCGAGCAGGCTCTTCGCGTGAAGCGCTGGAGGGCGCGACCCTGGTAGCATGCGCGACGGCCTCTACTGAGCCACTTTTCCAGCGGCAAGAAGTGGGAAAGGGAACGCACATCAACGCGATAGGCGCGTTTACGCCTGAGATGCGCGAGGTGGATGGCGAGATGCTGGCACAGGCGCGCATCGTGGTTGACCTGCGAGAAGCTGCACTCAGCGAGGCAGGCGATCTACTGCAACCGCTTGCCGCCGGTCTGATTCCTGGGCCGGAGAGCTGGATTGAACTGGGTGATTTAGTGACGGGGAAGCAGGTAGGACGAAGCTCAGAGGATGAGATTACGTTCTTTAAATCCGTGGGGGTGGCTGTGCAGGATGTCGCTACAGCACTCTATGTTTATAGAAAGGCACAAGAGCTGGGCAAGGGGATCGAAGTCGAGGTTTGA
- a CDS encoding UDP-glucuronic acid decarboxylase family protein, translated as MKVVVTGGAGFIGSHLCTRLLQEGHSVLCVDNLITGSKSNIQPLLENPQFRFLLQDVTQPFAFEADAIFHLASPASPVGYLENPIATILVNSQGTYQMLEQARKQNAMFLFSSTSEAYGDPLVHPQTEDYWGNVNPVGPRACYDESKRLGETLTMEYVRQYHVDARIVRIFNTYGPNSQANDGRMIPNFITQALQDKPLTIYGDGTKTRSICYVSDLVEGLLLAMFKPHTTGELFNLGNTEEHTVYEYAQTIIRLCEASSEIIYEPARVDDPERRRPDISKAERVLGWHFKVGMEEGLRRTIEWFSSQRTFLTTVL; from the coding sequence TTGAAAGTTGTAGTTACAGGAGGAGCAGGCTTTATTGGCTCCCATCTTTGCACTCGTCTCTTACAAGAAGGACATAGCGTCCTTTGTGTTGATAATCTCATCACCGGTTCAAAATCCAATATCCAGCCCTTGCTCGAAAACCCGCAATTTCGTTTTCTGTTGCAAGATGTGACCCAACCCTTTGCCTTTGAAGCCGATGCTATTTTTCACCTCGCCAGTCCGGCCAGCCCGGTTGGCTACCTGGAAAATCCCATTGCCACCATCCTCGTCAACAGTCAGGGTACATACCAGATGCTGGAACAGGCCCGCAAGCAAAACGCCATGTTCCTGTTCTCCTCAACCTCTGAAGCATATGGAGACCCGCTTGTACATCCCCAGACAGAAGATTACTGGGGCAATGTCAATCCGGTTGGGCCGCGTGCCTGCTATGACGAGAGCAAGCGCCTCGGCGAGACGTTGACCATGGAATATGTCAGGCAATATCATGTCGATGCTCGCATCGTCCGTATCTTTAATACCTATGGCCCTAATAGTCAGGCCAATGATGGCCGTATGATACCGAATTTCATCACCCAGGCATTGCAAGACAAACCGCTCACTATTTATGGCGACGGTACCAAAACCCGCAGCATCTGCTATGTAAGCGATCTGGTCGAGGGCCTTCTACTGGCCATGTTCAAGCCTCACACCACAGGCGAACTATTTAACCTTGGCAATACAGAAGAGCATACTGTCTATGAATATGCCCAGACGATTATCCGCCTGTGCGAAGCCTCGTCGGAAATTATCTACGAACCTGCGCGCGTGGATGACCCTGAGCGCCGCCGCCCCGATATCTCAAAAGCCGAACGCGTGCTCGGCTGGCATTTCAAAGTCGGCATGGAAGAGGGCTTGCGTCGTACCATCGAATGGTTCAGCAGCCAGCGAACCTTTTTAACAACGGTCTTGTAG
- a CDS encoding O-antigen ligase family protein, translating to MNIPGTGGIDRATRPLASTRTGITFDGFRQYITTSNLIGLIGALLAIFLLLAPPAPWNIRLPLYLVVLGWTILRPRTALYLLPLAIPWGSLDYITLAGLRVDSADILVAFLAAGWLLSYALPSYMAGPRDRTLSHIPAYLVLATLALLSVMFLSVTVALNKSDSLKEISKWLEFLLLLVIGAQYIRTRRQLWTMIIFICLAAISQAFYGYIQYLYNIGPEAFVRDASLRVYGTFDQPNPFAGYINMPLSIVLAVALLGRGRLTRILAGTATILLGIVVYLTQSRGGEMALATALVFIILVGMPQIRTLMRVGILAIFAFVEALLAGFIPLTIFNPILHILGLVQISLTQPTAQDYSTAERLAHWIAGLHMYFAHPILGVGIGNYPDAYPQYFITIFTNSLGHAHNYYINIAAETGSIGLIVYILFLLAIFIAAGGVVRNISRKYALAKAHAPEARPAIEAPLGTRNKLVLLLHPVRMMQHYRRQNRFKIVSQLANDRALAIGLFAALLTVCVHNIVDDLYVHSLTSLIALLLIALIRLERVTSAPMD from the coding sequence ATGAATATTCCCGGTACCGGTGGCATCGATAGAGCCACTCGTCCTTTAGCATCTACCAGAACCGGCATAACATTCGACGGGTTCCGGCAGTATATCACAACATCAAATCTGATCGGTTTGATAGGGGCCCTTCTTGCAATCTTTCTCTTGCTCGCTCCGCCTGCTCCCTGGAATATCCGTTTACCGCTCTATCTTGTCGTCCTGGGCTGGACTATCCTGCGCCCGCGAACAGCGCTCTACCTTCTACCGCTAGCCATACCCTGGGGCTCGCTCGACTACATCACCCTGGCCGGACTGCGCGTCGATAGCGCGGACATTCTCGTTGCATTCCTGGCTGCCGGCTGGCTCCTGAGTTATGCACTCCCCTCATATATGGCAGGGCCGCGGGATCGCACGCTTTCACATATTCCGGCGTATCTTGTGCTGGCAACCCTGGCCCTGCTCAGCGTAATGTTTCTTTCTGTCACTGTCGCATTAAATAAAAGTGACAGTCTGAAAGAGATCAGCAAATGGCTGGAATTTCTCCTACTCCTGGTGATAGGAGCGCAATATATTCGCACCCGCCGCCAGCTCTGGACGATGATCATTTTCATCTGCCTTGCAGCCATCTCGCAGGCCTTTTATGGCTATATTCAGTACCTGTACAATATCGGGCCAGAAGCGTTTGTGCGCGATGCCAGCCTGCGTGTCTACGGCACATTCGATCAGCCCAACCCTTTCGCGGGCTATATTAACATGCCCTTGAGCATCGTCCTGGCCGTGGCATTACTGGGTCGTGGTCGGCTGACTCGCATCCTCGCCGGAACCGCCACCATCCTGCTGGGCATCGTCGTCTACCTGACGCAATCGCGTGGCGGAGAAATGGCGCTTGCCACCGCCCTCGTCTTTATCATACTGGTCGGTATGCCTCAGATACGCACCCTCATGCGAGTTGGAATTCTTGCTATCTTTGCCTTTGTAGAAGCATTACTGGCCGGCTTCATTCCTCTCACCATCTTCAATCCAATCTTGCACATCCTCGGACTCGTGCAAATATCTTTGACGCAGCCAACTGCTCAGGATTATTCCACAGCGGAACGACTGGCGCATTGGATCGCAGGCCTGCACATGTACTTTGCTCATCCCATCCTCGGCGTCGGCATTGGCAACTATCCGGATGCCTATCCACAGTACTTTATTACTATCTTCACCAATTCTCTGGGCCATGCTCATAACTATTACATCAATATCGCTGCTGAAACCGGTTCAATAGGATTGATCGTCTATATCCTTTTCTTGCTCGCGATCTTCATCGCTGCGGGAGGGGTAGTTCGTAATATATCTAGAAAGTACGCCCTGGCAAAAGCTCATGCGCCCGAGGCCCGGCCCGCAATTGAGGCCCCGCTGGGAACCCGTAATAAGCTGGTCTTACTCTTGCATCCCGTCAGAATGATGCAACATTACCGGCGGCAAAATCGTTTTAAAATTGTCAGCCAGCTCGCGAACGATAGAGCCTTAGCTATTGGCCTCTTCGCCGCTCTTCTGACGGTTTGCGTACATAACATCGTTGATGATCTCTATGTTCATAGTTTAACAAGTTTAATTGCGTTACTACTCATCGCACTTATCCGTCTAGAGAGAGTAACGTCCGCCCCAATGGATTAA